The following coding sequences lie in one bacterium genomic window:
- the folE gene encoding GTP cyclohydrolase I FolE has product MDKPAIEAAVVALLRAIGENPKREGLLETPRRIADAYEELFAGLHKDPMELLTVGFDEEKHKEMVIVKDIPFASLCEHHLLPFHGVAHVGYIPNGRIVGISKIARLVEILARRPQVQERLTSMVADMLMEGLRARGAAVVIDATHLCMTIRGVKKPGSRVVTSANRGIFRENPSTRAEFMSLVRGS; this is encoded by the coding sequence GTGGACAAGCCGGCCATCGAGGCGGCGGTCGTCGCGTTGCTCCGGGCGATCGGCGAGAATCCCAAGCGCGAGGGCCTCCTTGAGACGCCCCGACGCATCGCCGACGCGTACGAGGAGCTGTTCGCGGGACTGCACAAAGATCCCATGGAGCTGCTGACCGTTGGGTTCGACGAGGAAAAGCATAAGGAGATGGTGATCGTCAAGGACATTCCGTTCGCGAGCCTCTGCGAGCATCACCTGCTCCCGTTCCACGGCGTCGCCCATGTCGGGTATATTCCGAACGGCCGGATTGTGGGAATCAGCAAGATCGCGCGTCTTGTCGAGATCCTGGCGCGGCGCCCCCAGGTTCAGGAACGCTTGACGTCGATGGTGGCCGACATGCTGATGGAGGGACTGCGCGCCAGAGGGGCTGCCGTCGTGATCGACGCCACCCACTTGTGCATGACCATTCGGGGCGTGAAAAAGCCTGGAAGCCGCGTCGTCACCTCGGCGAATCGGGGTATCTTCAGAGAGAACCCCAGTACCCGGGCCGAGTTCATGTCCCTGGTCCGGGGGTCGTGA
- the folP gene encoding dihydropteroate synthase has translation MAGDGVQRGTESARNEYGAHLARQLRARVIAWPTPPLDSDDGVYAIKIAGLGDAAAALGVSGRQAGLWVTADRGGDAVVLSGPAATLLAFGEHPAAPPGAAAVARALDRFRMPRRTLEAGGRVLNLLGRPLIVGILNATPDSFYDQGRYFSHTAALARADEMVAEGADVIEVGGESARPGAPIGQDEEIKRVTPLIEALAVRLSVPVAVDTYKAAVARRAAAAGAVMINDISGLADVRMAEVAAETGAALVVMHIQGRPKERQLDPRYGSVIDEVYAFLEDRTELARRAGLPAVRLIVDPGFSFGKTPAHDLEVLRRFGEFRGLGYPVYLATSRKNYIRDVLGLPFEELLEGTAAAVAYGVAQGAHLVRTHDVSFMRRVVAMTQMITRPLAAAGADSEALDAGDARRG, from the coding sequence ATGGCCGGTGACGGCGTTCAACGCGGGACAGAGTCGGCGAGGAATGAGTACGGCGCGCATCTCGCACGGCAGCTCCGGGCTCGCGTGATTGCGTGGCCAACGCCGCCGCTCGATAGCGACGACGGCGTGTACGCGATCAAGATCGCCGGGCTCGGGGACGCCGCAGCGGCCCTCGGTGTGTCGGGGCGACAGGCCGGGCTGTGGGTGACGGCGGACCGGGGAGGCGACGCGGTGGTCCTGTCCGGCCCCGCGGCCACGCTGCTCGCCTTTGGCGAACACCCGGCGGCGCCTCCCGGCGCCGCGGCCGTCGCCCGCGCTTTGGACCGCTTTCGGATGCCGCGACGGACGCTTGAGGCCGGCGGGCGCGTCCTGAATCTTCTGGGTCGCCCGCTGATCGTCGGCATCCTGAATGCGACGCCGGACTCGTTCTATGACCAGGGGCGCTACTTTTCGCACACCGCGGCGCTCGCACGCGCCGACGAAATGGTCGCGGAAGGTGCCGACGTGATCGAAGTCGGCGGCGAAAGCGCGCGCCCGGGCGCGCCGATCGGGCAGGATGAAGAGATCAAACGAGTGACGCCGCTGATCGAAGCTCTCGCCGTGCGGCTGTCCGTCCCCGTGGCCGTGGATACTTACAAGGCCGCGGTCGCCCGGCGGGCGGCCGCAGCCGGTGCGGTGATGATCAACGACATCAGCGGGCTCGCCGATGTCCGGATGGCGGAGGTGGCAGCGGAGACCGGCGCCGCGCTGGTGGTCATGCACATTCAGGGACGCCCCAAGGAGCGCCAGCTCGACCCACGGTACGGATCGGTGATCGACGAGGTGTACGCGTTTCTCGAGGACCGGACCGAGCTGGCGCGCAGGGCCGGCCTGCCCGCGGTGCGCCTGATCGTGGATCCGGGATTCAGCTTTGGTAAGACCCCGGCACACGACCTCGAAGTGCTGCGGCGGTTCGGTGAGTTTCGCGGCCTGGGCTACCCGGTGTATCTCGCGACGTCCCGGAAGAACTACATTCGCGACGTGCTCGGCTTGCCGTTTGAGGAGTTGCTCGAGGGTACGGCCGCGGCGGTTGCGTACGGCGTCGCGCAGGGGGCGCATCTTGTGCGCACCCACGACGTCAGCTTCATGCGGCGCGTCGTCGCGATGACGCAGATGATCACGAGACCGCTCGCGGCCGCCGGCGCGGATTCCGAAGCGCTCGACGCCGGTGACGCACGACGGGGGTGA